A genomic window from Xyrauchen texanus isolate HMW12.3.18 chromosome 31, RBS_HiC_50CHRs, whole genome shotgun sequence includes:
- the LOC127625002 gene encoding piggyBac transposable element-derived protein 4-like isoform X1 codes for MFIMSAQVDVIHADEQQMLQTPVKIEVKQEEIKEENTTEEHQSGEVVPAELMEVKEECEELNEVKDEKQDFISGEKCLSVSNTKKNLSPRRPRRSAAKKSFTCSRCGMCFTSNSSLKQHQVSTSDSITSQHVCLDSDEEFTISSDEEWDPNDELFHFEEGLDPAEDTIADDDENDSDQTPVAKRAKKAKTRKKQSTLSWKTETDIDTVPQTLKFLPAREPGPQLSPADAHTPLSLFKMFFSENAVSTLCHNTNAQAARAIAKGRKYKWVDVSVSEMYCYFGLLFYMAMVKVSSIRDYWRPDSVFSVTFPATIMSRERYRTISWNLHMSHPDADKENDRKRGTAEHDHLFRVKPLMDTIRHACKAIYHPKRNLAVDEKMVECKSYRKMTPSMKAKPSRWGFKLFALTDSSNGYTVDFSVYTGKNNFPTGHGISYDAVTSLLDCKVLGSGYHVYMDRFLHKSKAPERLVCHEVWCLWDLQRL; via the exons atgttcatcatgagtgcgcaggtggatgtgattcatgctgatgaacagcagatgctgcagacaccagtgaagattgaagtgaagcaggaggagataaaagaagaaaacacaacagaggaaCATCAGAGTGGTGAAGTTGTTCCTGCAG agctgatggaagtgaaagaggaatgtgaagaactgaatgaagtgaaGGACGAAAAGCAAGATTTCATATCTGGAGAAAAATGTTTGAGTGTCTCAAACACTAAAAAGAATTTATCTCCAAGAAGGCCTCGAAGAAGTGCAGCCAAGaaatctttcacctgctctcGGTGTGGAATGTGTTTCACAAGTAATAGCAGTCTTAAACAGCATCAAGTTTCAACATCAGATTCAATCACTTCCCAGCATGTTtgcctggatagtgacgaagagttcacAATTTCTTCAGACGAAGAGTGGGACCCCAACGATGAACTGTTTCATTTTGAAGAgggacttgatccagccgaggatacaattgcggatga cgATGAGAATGATAGTGATCAGACACCTGTTGCAAAGAGGGCAAAGAAGGCCAAGACAAGGAAAAAGCAGTCCACTCTGTCATGGAAAACAGAGACTGATATTGACACGGTTCCCCAGACTCTGAAATTTCTGCCTGCACGGGAACCTGGACCACAGCTGAGTCCTGCTGATGCACACACTCCCCTGAGtctcttcaaaatgtttttttctgagaATGCAGTGTCAACTCTGTGCCACAACACCAATGCTCAGGCTGCCAGGGCAATTGCAAAGGGCCGCAAATATAAATGGGTAGATGTCAGCGTCAGTGAGATGTACTGCTACTTTGGCCTGCTGTTTTACATGGCCATGGTGAAGGTGAGCTCCATCAGAGACTACTGGCGGCCAGACAGTGTTTTCTCTGTGACTTTTCCTGCCACAATCATGTCAAGAGAAAGATACCGCACCATTTCATGGAATCTGCACATGAGTCACCCAGATGCAgataaagaaaatgacagaaaaaggGGCACAGCTGAACATGACCATCTTTTCAGGGTCAAACCTCTGATGGACACTATCCGTCATGCTTGTAAAGCCATCTATCATCCTAAAAGAAACTTAGCTGTGGATGAAAAAATGGTGGAATGTAAATCATACAGAAAAATGACACCGTCCATGAAAGCCAAGCCAAGCAGGTGGGGCTTCAAGTTGTTTGCCCTTACTGATTCATCAAATGGATACACTGTGGATTTTTCTGTATACACAGGAAAAAACAACTTTCCCACAGGACATGGAATATCATATGATGCTGTGACATCTCTTTTGGACTGTAAAGTTTTAGGCTCTGGGTACCATGTGTACATGGATCGATTTCTACACAAGTCCAAAGCTCCTGAAAGACTTGTTTGCCATGAAGTTTGGTGCTTGTGGGACTTACAGAGACTCTAG